A genomic window from Fibrobacterota bacterium includes:
- a CDS encoding CotH kinase family protein yields MTKSSLFGTGILLATLCGCFESSSSAEDSAPQAPATPPPSAQVRDSLPIRITEISPGNSSLVDQFGEDPGWLELENRSPDSVDLSRYSLSGRPKDGPAWRLPPIRLAPHARQLVFASGKDLPDESPATDSISPTITSSGRWSDIDAKPDAGLSRVRGWEFGSGKFLGILPDGTTAYSWDLILGDNQTVDLPWSSAEATVGFATVNLNTRERLWLEATIPAGQSILVGMCQEDVECWKAPQIRLVGTGKTLDHYDVALSEFPGDRSKTSGFRFTPPKNLVGSFKLTFARFGFYKAGRHPHASFKLQREGALLVLSDTIKGLRDTVQYPSIEGDGSWALDSSTGKWSVTERPTPGRANPVLPHEPIVAAPRFATPPGFHASPFSIRLEPISGLQIRCALGGSTPTSASPLAESGIRLDSSATATCAAFSADGAHGPVTTGTFLLDMPKNLGVIAISADSSALFDKDTGLTTFGPNASAISPYFGANFWKDKEIPAHVELFENGARSFSIRSGISIFGNFSRSAPKKSFSIQFREKYGPTHLKHPLFPHHPQYTKFKGFGLRNNGGNYGRDYVRDALMTSLTEQRGQDYQLSRHVVVYINGRYAGIYDLREKLDADWADTRHGIDPDNVDLIKNHTEVQAGSIADWNDLRKTINALAPDDETGWSKIANRLDIDNTMDYLAAELYWQNTDWPSNNARCWRRNGPASKWRMMMFDMDFGMGSNGGDHTEDPFTRMIDSSKDWDSYPNGQGSTVIARRIFGRKILRDRFLNRMLVQMATNLSPQAATRAYDSMRTYIGSEVDLDVKRWSVDPAKLTSADAEIRQFINNRGSSLRETMGTVFALEAPRSLSLSAPGGSLLIEDMPVGESYAYFHFPGVPIQVEAVGKSGSTFQDWSDGVTSARRTVTPGADSVSLVARFR; encoded by the coding sequence ATGACCAAATCTTCCCTGTTCGGCACCGGAATTTTACTGGCAACCCTTTGTGGGTGTTTCGAGTCCAGCTCCTCCGCGGAGGATTCCGCACCTCAAGCCCCAGCCACCCCTCCTCCTTCCGCCCAGGTCCGCGACTCGCTACCGATCCGCATCACGGAAATCAGTCCCGGCAACTCCAGTTTGGTCGACCAGTTCGGCGAGGACCCAGGCTGGCTGGAGCTGGAAAATCGTTCACCCGACTCGGTCGATCTCTCCCGCTACAGTTTGAGTGGCCGGCCCAAGGACGGACCGGCTTGGCGTCTTCCCCCGATACGGCTCGCACCCCACGCTCGCCAACTCGTGTTCGCATCCGGCAAGGACCTGCCCGACGAATCCCCAGCGACCGACAGCATCTCCCCCACGATCACCAGCTCGGGCAGATGGTCCGACATCGATGCCAAGCCGGATGCCGGGCTGAGCCGGGTGCGGGGCTGGGAATTCGGTAGCGGAAAATTCCTCGGCATCCTTCCCGATGGAACCACGGCCTACAGCTGGGACCTCATCCTGGGCGACAACCAAACCGTCGATCTGCCTTGGTCGAGCGCCGAGGCCACCGTCGGCTTCGCCACGGTGAACCTGAACACCCGGGAGCGACTCTGGCTCGAAGCAACCATTCCCGCCGGCCAATCCATCCTGGTCGGCATGTGCCAAGAGGATGTCGAGTGCTGGAAGGCCCCGCAGATCCGGCTTGTCGGAACAGGCAAGACGCTGGACCATTACGATGTGGCCTTGTCCGAATTCCCCGGCGACCGCTCCAAAACAAGCGGATTCCGCTTCACGCCCCCCAAGAACCTGGTCGGCTCCTTCAAGCTGACCTTCGCGCGATTCGGCTTCTACAAAGCCGGCCGCCATCCCCACGCGAGTTTCAAGCTGCAACGCGAAGGAGCGCTTCTGGTCCTGTCCGACACCATCAAGGGCCTGCGCGACACCGTGCAATATCCGTCCATCGAAGGGGACGGCTCCTGGGCGCTCGACTCCTCCACCGGGAAATGGTCGGTCACCGAACGCCCAACCCCGGGCAGGGCCAACCCGGTACTTCCGCATGAGCCGATCGTTGCGGCACCCCGATTCGCCACGCCGCCCGGATTCCACGCCAGCCCGTTTTCGATCCGGCTGGAACCGATCTCCGGCTTGCAGATCCGCTGCGCTCTCGGCGGGAGCACTCCCACATCCGCCTCGCCTCTGGCTGAATCCGGCATCCGACTGGACAGCTCCGCCACCGCCACGTGCGCGGCCTTCTCCGCCGACGGCGCCCACGGCCCCGTCACCACGGGCACGTTCCTGCTGGACATGCCCAAGAACCTGGGCGTGATCGCCATCTCGGCGGACTCTTCCGCGCTGTTCGACAAGGACACGGGCTTGACCACGTTCGGTCCGAACGCATCGGCGATCAGCCCCTATTTCGGTGCCAATTTCTGGAAAGACAAGGAGATCCCCGCCCACGTGGAGCTGTTCGAGAACGGAGCCCGGTCGTTTTCGATCCGATCGGGGATTTCCATCTTCGGGAACTTCTCCCGCTCGGCCCCCAAGAAGTCGTTTTCTATCCAGTTTCGCGAGAAGTACGGCCCCACCCACCTCAAACACCCCCTGTTCCCGCACCACCCGCAGTACACGAAATTCAAGGGCTTCGGACTGCGCAACAACGGCGGCAACTACGGACGCGATTACGTGCGCGACGCCTTGATGACCAGTCTCACCGAGCAGCGCGGCCAGGACTACCAGCTCTCGCGCCATGTGGTGGTGTACATCAACGGACGCTACGCGGGGATCTACGACCTGCGCGAGAAGCTCGACGCCGACTGGGCCGACACGCGCCACGGGATCGACCCGGACAACGTGGATCTCATCAAGAACCACACCGAGGTGCAGGCGGGCTCCATCGCCGACTGGAACGATCTGCGCAAGACCATCAACGCCCTGGCGCCCGACGACGAGACCGGTTGGTCAAAAATTGCCAACCGTCTGGACATCGACAACACGATGGACTACCTCGCCGCCGAGCTGTACTGGCAGAACACCGACTGGCCTTCCAACAACGCGCGTTGCTGGCGGCGCAACGGCCCTGCGTCCAAGTGGCGCATGATGATGTTCGACATGGATTTCGGCATGGGTTCCAACGGCGGCGACCACACGGAAGACCCGTTCACGCGCATGATCGATTCCAGCAAGGATTGGGACTCCTATCCCAACGGACAGGGATCCACCGTGATCGCCCGCAGGATCTTCGGACGCAAGATCCTGCGGGATCGATTCCTCAACCGCATGCTGGTGCAGATGGCCACCAATCTCTCGCCGCAAGCCGCCACGCGAGCCTACGACAGCATGCGCACCTACATCGGGTCGGAAGTGGACCTCGACGTGAAACGATGGAGCGTGGATCCTGCCAAGCTGACCTCCGCCGACGCGGAAATCCGCCAGTTCATCAACAACCGGGGATCGTCGCTGCGCGAAACCATGGGCACGGTGTTCGCGTTGGAGGCGCCGCGGAGCCTTTCGCTATCCGCTCCCGGAGGATCCCTCCTGATCGAAGACATGCCGGTGGGCGAATCCTACGCCTACTTCCACTTCCCGGGAGTCCCCATCCAGGTGGAGGCCGTTGGGAAATCCGGAAGCACGTTCCAAGACTGGAGCGACGGCGTGACCAGCGCCAGACGCACCGTGACCCCCGGAGCGGATTCTGTCAGCCTGGTGGCCCGCTTCCGCTGA
- a CDS encoding type VI secretion system baseplate subunit TssF — protein sequence MERNIADRYAQEIKALGEEGRQFAAEFPEAGKLLDLDNVEDRDPYVERMIESFAFLTSRSREATEAVQDGLDRVFLDMVGGDLEESLPALMVAEFLPRRSLVGSVSIPQGAALESGSARQPIHWALLHDHHVHPLDLRSARVTTTDAQECVLEWHLSWFSPSPPQHWPDRLRFFLHGDAAIAWALRFSLTRRLARVETMSASGRWVPLEGVRIEPAQLPGYSPQGDASHPFSRMRDFLCADEGARFLDLRGLGAVANGSTLSLRLHLAEPMPRVLAKAVQASNFRFHAAISINRFDDGHCTLHCDHTRSEQVLRPEGGAEVEILNVLSVEGVEQTKVPTRVRYAKHGTFRHGSGEGRFFRTRRGLDRSGRSMHFLSVAHREPAMPFEDSFLVVRAQFCDGNKPHEMGSVRDLRAKGLPRGVGVGALSRPGPRLMPPAHISDSMRLYPLAAVHFQGLMDPIRLRDLLRLWIWDPAESKRGLVESILSVSSETGHELVGGIAFPLQTIHLRMRDTTCAVDTWERLGVIDAFGAALADLFSGQVPLGFRCRLVLVVEPCGVVLEFGQRR from the coding sequence ATGGAACGAAACATCGCAGATCGATATGCGCAGGAGATCAAGGCTCTTGGCGAGGAAGGGCGACAGTTCGCCGCCGAATTCCCTGAAGCGGGCAAGCTGCTCGATTTGGACAACGTGGAGGATCGCGACCCCTACGTGGAGCGAATGATCGAATCGTTCGCGTTTTTGACCTCCCGATCCCGCGAAGCGACCGAAGCGGTCCAGGATGGGCTCGACCGGGTGTTCCTGGACATGGTCGGTGGGGATCTGGAAGAATCCCTCCCTGCCTTGATGGTCGCCGAGTTCCTGCCGCGACGCTCGCTGGTTGGATCCGTGTCCATCCCACAAGGAGCCGCGCTCGAATCCGGTTCGGCTCGCCAGCCCATCCACTGGGCGCTGCTGCACGATCACCACGTGCATCCCCTGGATCTTCGTTCGGCGCGGGTCACCACGACCGACGCCCAGGAATGCGTCCTGGAGTGGCATTTGAGCTGGTTCAGCCCTTCTCCTCCCCAGCATTGGCCGGATCGGTTGCGGTTTTTCCTCCATGGCGATGCGGCCATTGCCTGGGCACTGCGGTTTTCGCTGACGCGTCGGCTCGCTCGCGTGGAAACGATGTCGGCCAGTGGGCGTTGGGTGCCACTGGAGGGTGTCCGGATCGAGCCCGCACAACTTCCAGGGTACTCGCCTCAAGGCGATGCCAGTCATCCCTTCTCCCGGATGAGAGATTTTCTCTGTGCGGACGAAGGAGCTCGATTTCTGGATCTGCGAGGTCTGGGAGCGGTTGCCAATGGCTCCACCTTGTCCCTGCGACTGCACTTGGCGGAGCCGATGCCGCGGGTCTTGGCCAAAGCGGTCCAGGCCTCCAATTTCAGGTTCCATGCGGCGATTTCGATCAATCGGTTCGACGATGGCCACTGCACCCTGCATTGCGATCACACCAGAAGCGAGCAGGTTCTTCGCCCCGAGGGAGGAGCGGAGGTGGAGATCCTCAACGTGCTGTCCGTCGAGGGAGTCGAGCAAACCAAAGTCCCGACGCGCGTCAGGTATGCCAAGCATGGGACGTTTCGGCATGGCTCCGGGGAGGGTCGGTTCTTCCGCACGCGCCGGGGGTTGGATCGTTCCGGACGCTCGATGCATTTCCTTTCGGTGGCCCACCGCGAGCCGGCGATGCCCTTCGAAGACTCGTTTTTGGTGGTGCGCGCCCAGTTCTGCGACGGAAACAAGCCGCACGAGATGGGCAGCGTCCGCGACCTTCGGGCGAAAGGCCTGCCTCGTGGAGTCGGTGTCGGTGCGCTCTCGCGTCCGGGGCCGCGCCTGATGCCGCCGGCACATATCTCCGATTCGATGCGGCTCTACCCGTTGGCGGCGGTCCACTTCCAAGGGCTGATGGATCCAATTCGCCTGCGCGATTTGCTGCGGCTGTGGATTTGGGATCCGGCCGAATCCAAGCGAGGACTCGTGGAATCGATCCTTTCGGTTTCTTCAGAGACCGGTCATGAGCTCGTCGGTGGGATCGCTTTTCCTCTCCAAACGATCCATCTGCGGATGCGGGACACCACGTGCGCGGTGGACACATGGGAACGATTGGGAGTGATCGACGCCTTTGGAGCGGCTCTGGCGGATTTGTTTTCCGGGCAGGTGCCCTTGGGCTTTCGCTGCCGGTTGGTGTTGGTGGTGGAGCCTTGTGGCGTTGTCTTGGAGTTTGGGCAACGGCGTTGA
- a CDS encoding TIGR02147 family protein: MPDIYQHTDYRTFLREWFEDAKKTQSFLSYRYLGQKVGVDPGYLVKVLQGARHLSEDCIPAVQKVVGLDSRQAAYFYELVLFTKARGERAIRERFQKLMALRDLQIHDLTREQYRFWLSWKHTAVRLLLALEDFQEDWAKLAARLTPAVSAQDVRESVMLLEELGMIRKRAEDGVWELQDDFISTGDKWKDLAAREFQRQALQLGLESLERHKKEDRSISTLSLTIPRAELPALKEISRQFRSQVMRWASAQTEPDSIYQLNLQIFPLALPGDPA, from the coding sequence GTGCCCGACATCTATCAGCATACGGATTATCGGACCTTCCTGAGGGAATGGTTCGAGGACGCCAAGAAGACCCAGTCTTTTTTGTCCTACCGCTATCTGGGCCAGAAAGTTGGCGTGGACCCGGGTTATCTGGTCAAGGTCCTCCAAGGAGCTCGGCACTTGTCGGAAGACTGCATCCCTGCGGTCCAGAAGGTGGTTGGCCTGGACTCTCGCCAAGCAGCGTACTTTTACGAACTTGTTCTTTTCACCAAGGCTCGCGGTGAGCGAGCCATCCGGGAACGATTCCAAAAGCTGATGGCCTTGCGCGACCTTCAAATCCACGACCTGACCAGGGAACAGTACCGGTTTTGGTTGTCTTGGAAGCACACCGCGGTGCGGCTGTTGCTCGCGTTGGAAGATTTTCAGGAAGATTGGGCCAAGCTCGCGGCTCGTCTGACGCCTGCCGTCAGCGCCCAGGACGTGCGCGAGTCCGTGATGCTTCTGGAAGAACTGGGCATGATCCGCAAGCGTGCGGAGGACGGTGTCTGGGAGCTGCAAGACGACTTCATCTCCACCGGTGACAAGTGGAAGGATCTTGCCGCGCGGGAATTCCAGCGTCAAGCCCTGCAATTGGGACTGGAGTCGCTGGAGCGGCACAAGAAGGAGGATCGTTCGATCTCCACCTTGAGCTTGACCATCCCGCGTGCGGAGCTCCCTGCCTTGAAGGAAATTTCCAGGCAATTCCGTTCGCAAGTGATGCGTTGGGCTTCCGCCCAAACGGAACCCGACAGCATTTATCAGCTGAATCTCCAGATCTTTCCGCTGGCCCTTCCGGGAGATCCCGCGTGA
- a CDS encoding TIGR02147 family protein: MTDRPNVFTYFDARRFLREAQKAIKVRKRNFTLEHLGELVGLKSKGHVSLVLQGSKNIPEEKIALFAQAFELEGREAVFFGHLVRFTQALTHRDRKMHLDRMVSCMRVADRKLVPSQYALCSAWYHPVVHELLRMMELTDDWESLASSLRPRISADQARDSVALLEEIGLVSRDVQGVWRPTDVVVTFGEGWRSVAVREFQRHAINLAQGALEEVPATERDVSHLTLSIGEESFRELKERLALFRKEALTLARQERNPDRVCMLNLSLFPVGGKR, encoded by the coding sequence ATGACGGATCGACCCAACGTCTTCACCTACTTCGATGCCCGCCGGTTCCTTCGGGAAGCGCAAAAGGCCATCAAGGTCCGTAAGAGGAATTTCACGCTCGAGCACCTGGGCGAACTGGTTGGCCTCAAGTCCAAGGGCCATGTTTCGCTGGTCCTGCAAGGCTCCAAGAACATTCCGGAAGAAAAGATCGCCCTGTTCGCGCAGGCTTTTGAGCTGGAAGGCCGCGAGGCCGTCTTTTTTGGACACCTGGTTCGCTTCACCCAGGCCCTGACCCACCGTGATCGCAAGATGCACTTGGATCGGATGGTGTCGTGCATGCGCGTTGCGGATCGGAAACTGGTTCCCTCCCAATACGCGCTTTGCTCGGCCTGGTACCACCCGGTGGTCCATGAACTGTTGCGGATGATGGAATTGACCGATGATTGGGAGAGCCTTGCCAGTTCTCTGCGGCCTCGCATCTCCGCCGACCAGGCCCGCGATTCCGTGGCACTCCTGGAGGAAATCGGACTGGTTTCCCGGGATGTCCAGGGAGTGTGGAGGCCCACGGATGTGGTGGTGACCTTCGGGGAAGGGTGGAGGTCCGTGGCGGTGCGCGAGTTCCAGCGCCATGCGATCAACCTGGCCCAAGGCGCTCTGGAAGAGGTGCCCGCAACCGAAAGGGATGTTTCCCATCTGACGTTGAGCATCGGCGAGGAGTCGTTTCGGGAGCTGAAGGAACGGCTGGCCCTGTTTCGAAAAGAGGCCCTGACCTTGGCCCGACAAGAACGCAACCCTGACCGAGTGTGCATGTTGAACCTATCCTTGTTCCCTGTAGGGGGAAAGCGATGA
- a CDS encoding beta-hydroxyacyl-ACP dehydratase, which yields MRFHLIDRIEEIRHGHHIVGVKCVSLSDDVFDEHFPGYPIFPGTLVLEGMAQLAGSFFEMTMLHQGLTPRHCILAMANRVKWTKPAEPGDRMIYRADILSFSEEFGVARTRAEIDGETSASAELTFTFVQLGDGSLRQNREELYRMCTRRTRFLDDGDSKA from the coding sequence GTGCGTTTCCACCTCATAGACCGCATCGAGGAGATCCGTCACGGCCACCATATCGTGGGTGTGAAGTGCGTGAGTCTTTCCGACGACGTGTTCGATGAACACTTCCCTGGCTACCCCATCTTCCCCGGCACATTGGTGTTGGAAGGGATGGCGCAGCTGGCCGGGTCGTTTTTCGAAATGACCATGCTCCACCAGGGGCTCACGCCGCGCCATTGCATCCTGGCCATGGCCAACCGCGTGAAGTGGACCAAGCCGGCGGAGCCCGGCGACCGGATGATCTACCGCGCCGACATCCTGAGCTTTTCCGAAGAGTTCGGGGTCGCGCGCACGCGAGCGGAAATCGACGGGGAAACGAGCGCTTCCGCCGAACTGACCTTCACCTTCGTGCAGTTGGGGGACGGCTCGCTCCGCCAGAATCGCGAGGAGCTCTACCGCATGTGCACGCGACGCACCCGCTTCTTGGACGATGGCGACAGCAAGGCGTGA
- a CDS encoding beta-ketoacyl-[acyl-carrier-protein] synthase family protein, producing the protein MTHRVFLCKAGVVSPIGTGWDEFCQGVMEGRPGSAELTVFDGSLLPVHLAAEVRVGGVVVSSAPEQDRKSIFLSMAADELLASHKGWGGVPPAKRWALVGGGIEHFDLGGYTSDPAPDWRRYQRHLRKTLDEICLKHGVGGVRSVNVSACVGATQAMGVAFRHVRSDPGLAILTGGTDSMLSPLHYMGFHHLGALSEWAGDPALACRPFDADRCGIVLGEGAGLTVVQSELTADPSEILAEIVGYGTSLDAHMVTDPDPEGTQLARCALDAIEDAGIRPDDVDCVHLHGTGTPKNEPAEAAAMRKIFGTRAGDVPVYSLKGQVGHLVGACGVVETFAAALCLREQVVLPTVNCVRLDQSLGLRVVQDRPLSMPMRHVLKLNAAFGGQNAALVLRRVP; encoded by the coding sequence ATGACACATCGTGTCTTCCTCTGCAAGGCGGGCGTCGTCTCGCCGATCGGCACCGGTTGGGACGAATTTTGTCAAGGCGTGATGGAGGGCCGACCCGGCAGCGCGGAATTGACCGTGTTCGACGGGTCGCTGCTGCCTGTCCATCTTGCCGCGGAGGTTCGCGTGGGCGGGGTGGTGGTTTCCAGCGCGCCCGAGCAGGACAGGAAATCGATCTTTCTTTCGATGGCCGCCGACGAGCTTTTGGCCTCGCACAAGGGTTGGGGCGGGGTGCCCCCGGCCAAGCGCTGGGCGCTGGTGGGCGGAGGGATCGAGCACTTCGATCTGGGCGGATACACGAGCGACCCGGCTCCGGATTGGCGGCGCTACCAGCGGCATCTGCGGAAAACTCTGGACGAGATCTGTCTCAAGCATGGCGTGGGCGGCGTGCGCAGCGTGAACGTGTCCGCCTGCGTGGGCGCCACGCAGGCGATGGGCGTGGCGTTCCGCCATGTGCGTTCCGATCCCGGACTGGCCATCCTGACGGGCGGGACGGATTCCATGCTCTCGCCTCTGCATTACATGGGATTCCACCACCTGGGGGCCCTTTCGGAGTGGGCCGGGGATCCCGCCTTGGCCTGCAGGCCCTTCGACGCCGATCGCTGCGGGATCGTGCTGGGGGAAGGAGCGGGCCTCACCGTGGTCCAATCCGAGCTCACGGCCGATCCTTCCGAGATCCTCGCCGAGATCGTCGGGTACGGGACATCCCTGGACGCCCACATGGTGACCGATCCGGATCCGGAAGGTACCCAGCTGGCGCGTTGCGCGCTGGACGCCATCGAGGACGCCGGAATTCGTCCAGACGATGTCGATTGCGTCCACCTGCACGGTACGGGCACGCCCAAGAACGAGCCTGCCGAGGCCGCGGCCATGCGCAAGATCTTCGGAACGCGCGCCGGCGATGTCCCGGTCTACTCCCTCAAGGGGCAGGTGGGCCACCTGGTGGGCGCCTGCGGCGTGGTGGAAACCTTCGCGGCCGCCCTGTGCCTGCGCGAGCAGGTGGTGCTGCCCACCGTCAACTGCGTGCGCCTGGACCAGAGCCTGGGGTTGCGCGTGGTGCAGGATCGGCCGCTTTCCATGCCCATGCGCCATGTCCTGAAATTGAACGCGGCCTTCGGCGGGCAGAACGCCGCCTTGGTCCTGCGGAGAGTTCCATGA
- a CDS encoding SDR family oxidoreductase, protein MKQPDTVVITGASSGIGRAIADRFAQDGRPLVLQGNRNVEALAPLAGCAEIVRCDLRDPAQVDEFCRSIEGALTVVHAASVVGTDLLSELSDERIEEMLSVNVLAWVKLCRAVVRPMMRARKGCLVAISSVTARRATRGQSVYAGTKAFQEGFVRGLAAEVAARGVRVNAVAPGPIDSGSLKGLLAEAPDEVKASLACGRLGTPQDVAEAVHWLCSDASKFIHGQVLSVDGGFQRGVG, encoded by the coding sequence ATGAAGCAACCCGATACCGTGGTGATCACCGGGGCCAGCTCCGGCATCGGGCGCGCGATCGCCGACCGGTTCGCGCAGGACGGGCGTCCGCTGGTCCTGCAGGGAAACCGCAACGTCGAGGCCCTCGCGCCATTGGCGGGGTGCGCGGAGATCGTGCGGTGCGATCTGCGGGATCCGGCGCAGGTGGACGAATTCTGTCGATCCATCGAAGGCGCTCTCACGGTGGTCCATGCCGCCTCGGTGGTCGGGACGGATCTGCTGAGCGAGCTTTCCGACGAGCGGATCGAGGAGATGCTCTCCGTGAACGTGCTTGCTTGGGTGAAGCTTTGTCGCGCCGTCGTGCGCCCGATGATGCGAGCCCGCAAGGGTTGCCTGGTGGCCATCAGCTCCGTGACGGCCCGGCGCGCCACCCGGGGCCAGAGCGTCTACGCGGGCACCAAGGCCTTCCAGGAAGGGTTCGTGCGCGGGCTGGCCGCCGAGGTGGCCGCGCGCGGAGTGCGCGTGAACGCCGTGGCGCCCGGACCCATCGATTCGGGAAGTCTCAAGGGTCTTCTGGCCGAAGCACCGGACGAGGTCAAGGCCTCCCTGGCCTGTGGTCGGCTGGGTACGCCGCAGGACGTGGCCGAAGCGGTCCACTGGTTGTGTTCTGACGCCTCCAAGTTCATTCACGGACAAGTTTTGTCCGTGGACGGCGGATTCCAGCGAGGCGTGGGATGA
- a CDS encoding nitroreductase family protein codes for MNGDDFLSLCRARHSTRDFLPLPLDASQVATLLECAKSIPYASSRKGWDVVAIVDPFSISEAADAVDRAAALWADRIREDLRSEWASYSRNFSSFRGAPAVFATVFRPSPGLAAMLDGPDAWAESFDRENHIKSISNATMALCLAATSLGLAACPMTGPLLARTELETILHLPRGRELAAFVAVGFPAKNEPSTGAI; via the coding sequence ATGAACGGCGACGATTTCCTTTCGCTGTGTCGCGCCCGGCACAGCACGCGCGATTTCCTGCCCCTGCCGTTGGACGCGAGCCAGGTGGCCACGCTCCTGGAATGCGCAAAGTCCATTCCGTACGCATCTTCGCGCAAGGGCTGGGATGTGGTGGCCATCGTGGATCCGTTTTCCATCTCGGAAGCGGCCGACGCGGTGGATCGTGCCGCCGCCCTCTGGGCGGATCGGATCCGGGAGGATCTGCGCTCCGAATGGGCTTCCTACAGCCGGAACTTCTCTTCGTTTCGCGGGGCACCGGCGGTCTTCGCGACCGTCTTCCGGCCCTCTCCGGGCCTGGCCGCGATGCTGGATGGTCCGGACGCGTGGGCGGAATCCTTCGATCGCGAAAACCACATCAAATCGATTTCCAACGCGACCATGGCCCTTTGCCTGGCCGCGACATCCCTGGGGCTGGCGGCGTGTCCCATGACCGGACCGCTGCTGGCTCGAACGGAACTCGAAACCATCCTGCATCTTCCGCGCGGACGGGAATTGGCGGCCTTCGTGGCCGTCGGTTTCCCCGCCAAGAACGAACCCTCCACCGGAGCCATTTGA
- a CDS encoding SDR family oxidoreductase, translated as MMELAGKRLFVTGGTGYIGEAICRRATEYGARVAFTYTRNGAKATALAAEIPGSIALEADVRDPVAVEKAVNAAVAAFGGLDGVVNNAGMSQVLPLPLLEEEDIDLAVDVNLKGPLRVTRSVVRHMIRNGGGSVILMGSIAGHKLLDVPVTYAMTKAGLSGMAKALASELKRFSIRVNNVVPGMIDGGIARGIPEEHRKAFLSHCAAGRAGTGLEIAEVVCFLLSDRSSYINAQDIAVDGGF; from the coding sequence ATGATGGAGCTGGCGGGCAAGAGGCTGTTCGTCACCGGCGGCACCGGGTACATCGGCGAGGCGATCTGCCGACGTGCGACGGAATATGGCGCGCGCGTGGCCTTCACCTATACGCGAAACGGCGCCAAGGCCACCGCTCTTGCCGCCGAGATCCCAGGTTCCATCGCATTGGAAGCGGATGTGCGCGATCCCGTGGCGGTGGAAAAGGCCGTGAACGCCGCCGTCGCGGCCTTTGGAGGCTTGGATGGCGTGGTCAACAACGCGGGCATGAGCCAGGTTCTTCCGCTTCCGTTGCTGGAAGAGGAAGACATCGATCTGGCCGTGGACGTGAACCTCAAGGGGCCGTTGCGCGTGACGCGCTCGGTGGTGCGCCACATGATCCGCAACGGCGGCGGCTCGGTGATCCTGATGGGATCCATCGCGGGCCATAAGCTGTTGGACGTTCCCGTGACCTACGCCATGACCAAGGCGGGGCTCTCCGGCATGGCGAAAGCCCTGGCCTCCGAGCTCAAGCGGTTTTCCATCCGGGTGAACAACGTGGTGCCCGGCATGATCGACGGCGGCATCGCCCGCGGCATCCCGGAAGAACATCGCAAGGCGTTCCTGTCGCACTGCGCGGCGGGTCGAGCCGGCACGGGATTGGAGATCGCCGAGGTGGTGTGCTTCCTGTTGTCGGACCGGTCGTCGTACATTAACGCCCAGGACATCGCTGTGGACGGCGGATTCTGA